CATTGGACCTATTTTCCTGCCCATCTTATTCGTCATTCCAGGTGTGGCGGCCGGTCTTTTGATCCGCTCGCTCCTCATCCGTCTGAAATGAGAACTTATTTCTTTACGAAGAAACAATTATAAGATAGAATGAATCTATACAATTGAACGTTTTCTACCTGTCAAAGGGGAGTAGCTATAGGTTCATTACCTAAACAAAGTCGTCAATTCATGGTCTATGCCATCGGCTTTGTTGGCATATCACTATGCTAAGCAAGACCTTTGCCTTATTTAGGCAAGGGTCTTTTTATTTTATAAAAATCCTTGCCTAATGGAAAACTAATGATGTAAATTGGGAGGGACTAAAAAGATATGGATGCTTCAATGTTATTGGAATATGGATGGGTGCTTCTTATATTGGTGGGCCTTGAAGGAATATTAGCTGCAGACAATGCTGTTGTCATGGCTGTCATGGTAAAACATTTGCCTGTGGAACAAAGGAAGAAAGCATTATTTTATGGCCTATTAGGGGCATTTGTGTTTAGATTCGCTGCTCTCTTTCTCATTTCATTCCTCGTCAATGTATGGCAGGTCCAAGCTGTGGGAGCGTTATATTTATTCTATGTAGCAATACATCATTTCGTAAAGAAAAGAAAAGGCACAGACACAATGGAATCAGATGCGGCGAAAGGATCCGGGTTCTGGACGACTGTCCTCAAAGTTGAGCTCGCTGATATTGCATTTGCGGTTGATTCTATGTTGGCAGCAGTTGCACTGGCCGTAACTCTTCAGCCAACTGGATGGTTTGAGGTTGGGGGGATTGACGGTGGTCAGTTTATCGTTATGTTCCTCGGAGGAGTCATTGGGCTGGTGATTATGAGATTTGCCGCTACCTGGTTTGTGAAACTGCTCGAAAGGTATCCTACTTTAGAATCCGCTGCGTTCTTGATTGTCGGCTGGGTCGGTGTGAAACTGGCTGTATTCACCCTTGCTCATCCCGATGTGGCAATCCTTGATCATCACTTCCCTGAATCAAAAGGATGGAAGCTTATATTCTGGAGTGTTTTGATTTTGTTATCAGTCGGCGGATACTTGCTTTCAAGAAGAAGAGCGAAGCAAGCAGAATCTTAATTGAATATTATTAAAAGCTGATGTGAACCTTGCATCAGCTTTTTATTTGTTTCCCGGACCTCAGTGAAGAAGCTGTTTCAGCTGTTGCTGCAAGCGGTGTCTTCCAATATGTCACATCGGTTCATCATCATTGTGTTGGTCAATCTGAAAATTTTTATTAAAAGAAACCCCCTCAAAAAAAGATTCTGTAACGTAACTCCTTTAGTAAGGCGATCGATCGACCAAATTAACGATTAACAGGAGTGTACATATGAAAAAACAACCATTCAACATCATGAAATCATCCTTTGCCGTACTGGTAGCCGGTTCCATTACCCTTTCCGGAACGGCCGCATTTGCAAATTCCAATGATGACAACATCGATACGGTAAAATTGGAGCAGCAAGCGAACCAGGAAGTATCCGTAAACGATGAAGCAGTCATGGATTCAGCCAAGGAAGAACTTGAAAACCTGAAGGATTCTGCAGAAGCACCTTCCTTATTACCGGGGGACTTCTTCTATTTTGCCAAGCTTGCGATTGAAAAGATCCAGCTGGCCTTTACTATGGACGATAGAAAAGAAGCGAAATTATTGGCTGAGTATGCCTCTGAGAGATTGGCTGAGGCAGGAGCATTATTTGCAGACGGAAAGCAGGAAGAAGCCCTTGAAGCGCTGAATAAGGCCGTTGATATGATGGATGAATCTGAAGATCAATGGTCAGAATCTGACGACAAAGAAAAGGATGCTGAACCGGGGGATGAAGAAGCATCCTCAGAAGCGGACCAAGAAGACGACTCATCAAAAGAAGATGAAGCAAACGAAGGTGGGACGCCTTCTGATGCAGATGAAACAGATGCATCTCATGAAGGAGATAAAGTGGACGAGCTTATGGCTCAAAACATCTCGTCTCTCAAAGCTAATGTAGAAAAAGTGAAGAACCCCAAAGCAAAAGCTGCCCTGGTGAAAAATATTGAGAAAAGCTATGTGAAATTAGCTGAAAAGCTTGCAAAGCTTGAAGCTAAAGCATCAAAAAAGGAAGCTGAAACTGAAGACGTGGAGAAGTCTGAACCACAAACGCAGGAAGATGCTGAAAAAGAAGAAAGCACAGAAAAGTCAGATGAATCTCAACCTTCAACACCAGCGCAGCCGGAAGAAGTAAAGGCTGAAGAAGTGAAAGAGGATCATGCACCTGCTCCGGCAAAAGAAGCACACCATGAGAAAAAAGAAGCGAAAAAGGAATGGAAAGCTTCACATGAAGAAATGAAACAAGAAATGAAAAAAGTACACAGGAACGTGAAGAAAGAAGAGAAGGAACACCGTCATGAATGGAAACAAGAATCGAAGCAAAAACGTCATGAGTTGAAAGAAGAAAAGAAACATCATGGTGGAAAGGATCATCAGGAGGGTCAGCGCCACAATGAAAAAAGGGACGAAGGCGGTAAGGGAAAACATAAAGAATAAGTCAGTGACAGAGTCTGATCCATCATTGTGAATCAGTCAGGAAGGGGGAGTTTGTTCCCCTTCCTTCCCCTTAACCTTTTACATTCAACATCAGATGAGTATAATAGTGTGCAGGACGGGGTGAGGCTGATGCTAAATTTATTATTATTTCTATTAACAAAACAAAAAAAGAAACAATCACTAGAAGAGATGGCAGTCAGAATCCAAAATGGTGATGAATCTTTGTTGAATACAGTACTGGAAGACTATAAGCCGTTTATCAAAAAGACGGTTTCTTCCGTCTGTAAAAGATATATTTATGAAAGCGATGATGAATTTAGCATCGGCCTGATCGCTTTCCATGATGCGATCCTAAAGTATAATCACGAGCGGGGATCTTCTGTCATCAGCTTTTCTGAAGTGATCATCAAGCGGAAAGTCATAGACTATATCAGGAAAAACGGAAAAGTGCAGGATATCAGCATTGATTTCGCACTGGCTGGAGATGGTGATGAAGAGACAAACCTGACACTCGATCAGCTGGTATCTGTTGAAGAATACCGCAAGCAGAAGGAAGCACAGCTACGCCGTGAAGAAATCTCTTCTTTCAAAGAACAGCTGACACAATATAAATTGACCTTCAATGATCTGATCGAACAGTCACCGAAGCATGATGATGCAAGGGTCAATGCCATCCTCATCGCCAAAAAGGTTGTGGCTTCAGTAGAACTGATGGATTATTTATTAGAAAAGAAACGTTTACCTATCAAAAAATTAGAAAAGCAGGTAAACGTCAGCAGAAAGACAATCGAAAGAAACAGGAAATATATCATAGCGATTGCGCTTATTCTTGTAGGGGATTATGTGTATTTACGGGATTACTTAAAAGGACGGTTAGAGATATGAAAAAAGGGATCATTATGGAAATCAAGGATCACAACCTTGTGATGATGACACCGGATGGGGAATTCCTGACGAGCAGAAAGCAGCCTGGTATGCAGTATGCAGTCGGTGAAGAGATTCCTTTCTTCCCAGTCGCAGGGGGGCAACGCAGCGCAAAATCAATCGGCAGATGGAAATGGAAAGTGCCGGCATCCATCATGACAGCCATCATCATCATTGTTACCTTATTGTCAGGCTCTATGGTAGGGCAGGATACGGCGTATGCGTATGTTTCAGTCGATATCAACCCGAGTATGGAATTGGCTCTGAATAAGGATCAACAGGTGATCAGCATCACACCTTATAATGAAGATGCCGAAAAGCTCTTAAAGAAGCTCTACGGCTGGGACCATGAAGAAGTGAGCGCTGTGACTGAAAAAATCTTCTTGTTAAGTGAGAAGATGGGATACTTGAAAGAAAACCAACATGTCCTGATCACCTCTTCCTTCATCAAAGGATCGGACCGTCAAAAGGAAAGTGAACTTAAAGCTGAATTGAACAAATTTGCCGAAGGCTTCAGCACTGGGCATAATGCGAACATCATCATGAAAGAAACCTCGGAGAAAGTCAGGGAAGAAGCATCAGAGAAAGGGATGACGGCGGGTTCATTCATCCAGCAAACCGAGGAGAAAAAAGACAAAGCGAGTGTAGAGGATCATAAAAAGCCGGATATAAAAGAAATAAATGAGAAGAAACCCGCTCCTTCTATCCAAAAAAACGAGCCTGAACAACAGGAGAAAAAACCCGATCACCCGGTTAAAACAGAAAAGCCACAGCAGAAAGAAAAAACTGAACAACATTCTCAGAAGTCCCAACCGCCTGCCGCTGTCCCTCAACCTAAAGCTCCGGCAGAGAAGAAGGGATCCACACATCACGGCAAGCAGGAGTATAAAAGGAACAATGATCATAAATCCCCCCGTTCTGAGAGAGAGGATTTCCGGAGCGGCAGACATGATTCAAAACTCCATGACCGGGTAAATCACGGTGAACAAAGAGAAAAAAATCGTCATGATCGAAAAGATCAAAAAAGAGAGTAAAACAAAATGGACTCATCCTCGGATGAGTCCATTTGCATGAAAAGAAGCAGCTGGATCAATGCCAGCTGCCCTATGCCATCATTATTTAGTTTGTTGTCCTGAAAGTTGGGACTGAGCCTGTTTGACGAGGCGTTTCGTAATTTCTCCTCCGACAGAACCGTTTGAACGGGCAACTGTATCGGATCCAAGCGTCACACCGAATTCTTGGGCAATTTCATACTTCACTTGATCCAGGTATTGTTCTACTCCAGGAACAAGTAATTTATTTGTGCTCTTTGCCATCGTATTAACCTCCTTACAGCAATACTAGAAACATCAGATGCTTCAGTACCTATATTATTTGTATAAAGTGAGAGAACATGTTTGGTAATATTTCGCCGAATTTGAATAGTTTACATCGATCACCAAGTCCAATCTACCCAGGTGGTTTAAGGGTCTCAGGTTAAAGGAAGAATAAACATATAAGAAATTATCGGTTTTTCCTTTCAATCTTGATCCAGATTCATTAAGATAGATAAGGAAATAACGTTGAAAGGGAATTACAGACATATGTGGTATAAGCTTAGATTAAATTTAAATAAATTAACGCCCGCTCAGGTCATCGTAACGTATTACCTGCTTGCAGTGACGATTGCGACCATTTTGCTCAGTCTCCCGATCGCACATAAACCGGGTGCAGAATGGAGCTTTTTAGATGCGATCTTCACCGCTGTAAGTGCTGTGAGTGTCACCGGTTTGACGGTTGTCAGTACAGTGGACACCTTCAGTACGACGGGGATTTTCATCCTGATGTTCGTCCTTCAGTTCGGTGGAATCGGGATCATGACACTCGGGACTTTCTTTTGGCTGATTGTCGGAAAGAAGATCGGTCTAAAGGAACGGCGCTTGATCATGACAGACCAAAATCAGACAAGCCTTGCCGGTCTCGTCAGCTTATTAAAGCAAATACTGCTGTTGATCATCCTGATTGAAATCGTAGGTGCATTCATATTGGGTGTGTATTTCATCGGATACTTCCCGACATGGCAAGAGGCGTTCCTTCAAGGGCTCTTCGCTTCTGTCAGTGCGACGACAAATGCAGGGTTCGACATTACCGGGCAATCCCTCATTCCATATGCGAATGATTACTTTGTACAATTCATCACCATCGTATTGTTGACATTGGGGGCGATCGGCTTTCCTGTCCTCATCGAGACGAAGGATTATCTCATGAGCAGTCATAGGAACAGGCATCATTTCTCGTTGTATTCAAAGATCACAACCGTCACTTTTTTCAGCCTGCTTGTGATTGGGACGTTGATCATCTTCTTGTTTGAATATAACCGGTACTTTAACGGAATGCAGTGGCATGAATCCTTCTTTTATTCCTTCTTCCAATCGGCCACAACGAGGAATGGAGGGTTGGCTACCATGAATGTGGCTGAGTTTTCCTCACCGACACTTTTGGTGATGAGTGCACTCATGTTCATCGGAGCCTCCCCAAGCTCGGTCGGCGGCGGGATCAGGACGACTACGTTTGCACTGAATATATTGTTCCTGTTCCACTTTGCAAAAGGAAATCAAACAATCAAAATTTTTAAAAGGGAAATTCACCAGCAGGATATCATTAAGTCATTAGTCGTGACGATGATGGCCATCTTCCTTTGCTTCTTCTCCGTCATCATCCTGACTTTCACAGAAGATCATTCGTTGATGGAAATCGTATTTGAGGTTGCTTCAGCCTTCGGGACGACTGGATTATCTATGGGAAT
The nucleotide sequence above comes from Bacillus sp. KH172YL63. Encoded proteins:
- a CDS encoding TerC family protein, whose protein sequence is MDASMLLEYGWVLLILVGLEGILAADNAVVMAVMVKHLPVEQRKKALFYGLLGAFVFRFAALFLISFLVNVWQVQAVGALYLFYVAIHHFVKKRKGTDTMESDAAKGSGFWTTVLKVELADIAFAVDSMLAAVALAVTLQPTGWFEVGGIDGGQFIVMFLGGVIGLVIMRFAATWFVKLLERYPTLESAAFLIVGWVGVKLAVFTLAHPDVAILDHHFPESKGWKLIFWSVLILLSVGGYLLSRRRAKQAES
- a CDS encoding DUF5667 domain-containing protein, with the translated sequence MKKQPFNIMKSSFAVLVAGSITLSGTAAFANSNDDNIDTVKLEQQANQEVSVNDEAVMDSAKEELENLKDSAEAPSLLPGDFFYFAKLAIEKIQLAFTMDDRKEAKLLAEYASERLAEAGALFADGKQEEALEALNKAVDMMDESEDQWSESDDKEKDAEPGDEEASSEADQEDDSSKEDEANEGGTPSDADETDASHEGDKVDELMAQNISSLKANVEKVKNPKAKAALVKNIEKSYVKLAEKLAKLEAKASKKEAETEDVEKSEPQTQEDAEKEESTEKSDESQPSTPAQPEEVKAEEVKEDHAPAPAKEAHHEKKEAKKEWKASHEEMKQEMKKVHRNVKKEEKEHRHEWKQESKQKRHELKEEKKHHGGKDHQEGQRHNEKRDEGGKGKHKE
- the sigI gene encoding RNA polymerase sigma factor SigI; the protein is MLNLLLFLLTKQKKKQSLEEMAVRIQNGDESLLNTVLEDYKPFIKKTVSSVCKRYIYESDDEFSIGLIAFHDAILKYNHERGSSVISFSEVIIKRKVIDYIRKNGKVQDISIDFALAGDGDEETNLTLDQLVSVEEYRKQKEAQLRREEISSFKEQLTQYKLTFNDLIEQSPKHDDARVNAILIAKKVVASVELMDYLLEKKRLPIKKLEKQVNVSRKTIERNRKYIIAIALILVGDYVYLRDYLKGRLEI
- a CDS encoding anti-sigma factor domain-containing protein; protein product: MKKGIIMEIKDHNLVMMTPDGEFLTSRKQPGMQYAVGEEIPFFPVAGGQRSAKSIGRWKWKVPASIMTAIIIIVTLLSGSMVGQDTAYAYVSVDINPSMELALNKDQQVISITPYNEDAEKLLKKLYGWDHEEVSAVTEKIFLLSEKMGYLKENQHVLITSSFIKGSDRQKESELKAELNKFAEGFSTGHNANIIMKETSEKVREEASEKGMTAGSFIQQTEEKKDKASVEDHKKPDIKEINEKKPAPSIQKNEPEQQEKKPDHPVKTEKPQQKEKTEQHSQKSQPPAAVPQPKAPAEKKGSTHHGKQEYKRNNDHKSPRSEREDFRSGRHDSKLHDRVNHGEQREKNRHDRKDQKRE
- a CDS encoding alpha/beta-type small acid-soluble spore protein; the encoded protein is MAKSTNKLLVPGVEQYLDQVKYEIAQEFGVTLGSDTVARSNGSVGGEITKRLVKQAQSQLSGQQTK
- a CDS encoding TrkH family potassium uptake protein yields the protein MWYKLRLNLNKLTPAQVIVTYYLLAVTIATILLSLPIAHKPGAEWSFLDAIFTAVSAVSVTGLTVVSTVDTFSTTGIFILMFVLQFGGIGIMTLGTFFWLIVGKKIGLKERRLIMTDQNQTSLAGLVSLLKQILLLIILIEIVGAFILGVYFIGYFPTWQEAFLQGLFASVSATTNAGFDITGQSLIPYANDYFVQFITIVLLTLGAIGFPVLIETKDYLMSSHRNRHHFSLYSKITTVTFFSLLVIGTLIIFLFEYNRYFNGMQWHESFFYSFFQSATTRNGGLATMNVAEFSSPTLLVMSALMFIGASPSSVGGGIRTTTFALNILFLFHFAKGNQTIKIFKREIHQQDIIKSLVVTMMAIFLCFFSVIILTFTEDHSLMEIVFEVASAFGTTGLSMGITSELSSIGKCVIIGLMFIGRVGILSFLFMIGGKEKKDKYHYPKERVIIG